A genome region from Streptomyces antimycoticus includes the following:
- a CDS encoding putative bifunctional diguanylate cyclase/phosphodiesterase — MTSESGGPRCDRGAGDAAGHPAPTENDLLRRFAGIWCRAVHPLAATTMTPDEFEVYLLPLAHRLSAALRGSPFDTEAAYAVGAALVNAQCTEPEALPAILGVIDAHLVSCSSSAELPDAPGHEPLAEEEARARCVRLQHALAAGFVRELRKCERDEQEAISRAALAARTEAEKALHASEAKFQAVFEGAVIGVGIAGLDGEVLVVNDAMARMFGGMDFFRPGRNVTEFVHPDDVPGAHELYRELVSGERDHFRIEKPHYRDDGSELWTNLTVTLLRDSSGAPQYQLALAEDITEHRQLRERLRYEATHDELTGLPNRTLFLERLDQVLAAGADAERFGVCYLDLDGFKAVNDSLGHVVGDRMLKAVGERLQRCVKAPDELLARVGGDEFLALVTGPAAQADGAGLARRMLAALAEPVRIEGRELRVRASIGVVDGRAGEIGRAEVLRSADITMYRAKAAGGNRYEIADADSNARVIARHSLTNGLPSALEKGEFFIEYQPLVRLTDGTVRGAEALVRWLHPVHGVLGPDQFIPLAEDTGLIVPLGRWVLEQAARQAREWRDAADDDGEPLRVNVNLSPCQLSHPTLVSDTVAVLESAGLCPSALCLEVTENDLIGADESALRPLRQLADLGVDIALDDFGTGYSNLSYLRRLPVSTLKLDRSFTRGMQRAPADPVDVKIVEGIVSLAHTLDLAVTVEGVETAVQAEHLRGLGCDTAQGWYYARPGPPERLHTLALADAS, encoded by the coding sequence ATGACCTCCGAATCGGGCGGGCCGAGATGTGACCGCGGCGCCGGGGACGCCGCCGGGCACCCCGCCCCCACGGAGAACGATTTGCTGAGGCGGTTCGCGGGCATCTGGTGCCGGGCCGTCCACCCGCTGGCGGCCACGACGATGACCCCCGACGAGTTCGAGGTCTATCTGCTGCCGCTGGCCCACCGGTTGAGCGCCGCCCTGCGCGGCTCTCCCTTCGACACCGAGGCGGCGTACGCGGTCGGGGCCGCGCTGGTGAACGCCCAGTGCACCGAGCCCGAGGCGCTGCCCGCCATCCTGGGCGTCATCGACGCGCACCTGGTGTCCTGCTCGTCGTCCGCCGAGCTGCCCGACGCGCCCGGCCACGAGCCCCTGGCCGAGGAGGAGGCCCGCGCCCGCTGTGTGCGGCTGCAGCACGCCCTCGCCGCCGGGTTCGTCCGCGAGCTGCGCAAGTGCGAGCGCGATGAGCAGGAGGCCATCTCGCGGGCCGCGCTGGCCGCCCGGACCGAGGCCGAGAAGGCGCTGCACGCGAGCGAGGCCAAGTTCCAGGCCGTCTTCGAGGGCGCGGTCATCGGCGTGGGCATCGCCGGACTCGACGGCGAGGTGCTCGTCGTCAACGACGCCATGGCCCGGATGTTCGGCGGGATGGACTTCTTCCGCCCCGGCCGTAACGTCACCGAGTTCGTCCACCCCGACGACGTACCGGGCGCCCACGAGCTCTACCGCGAGCTGGTCAGCGGGGAGCGCGACCACTTCCGCATCGAGAAGCCGCACTACCGCGACGACGGCAGCGAGCTGTGGACCAATCTCACGGTCACCCTGCTGCGCGACTCCAGCGGCGCCCCGCAGTACCAGCTCGCCCTCGCCGAGGACATCACCGAGCACCGGCAGCTGCGGGAGCGGCTGCGCTACGAGGCCACCCACGACGAGCTGACCGGACTGCCCAACCGCACCCTGTTCCTGGAGCGGCTGGACCAGGTGCTGGCCGCGGGCGCCGACGCCGAGCGGTTCGGCGTGTGCTACCTGGACCTGGACGGCTTCAAGGCCGTCAACGACAGCCTCGGGCACGTCGTCGGCGACCGGATGCTCAAGGCCGTGGGCGAACGCCTCCAGCGCTGTGTGAAGGCTCCCGACGAGCTGCTCGCCCGGGTCGGCGGCGATGAGTTCCTCGCCCTGGTCACCGGCCCCGCGGCGCAGGCCGACGGCGCCGGGCTGGCCCGCCGGATGCTCGCCGCGCTCGCCGAACCCGTCCGGATCGAGGGCCGTGAGCTGCGGGTACGGGCCAGTATCGGCGTGGTCGACGGCCGGGCCGGGGAGATCGGCCGGGCCGAGGTGCTGCGCAGCGCCGACATCACGATGTACCGGGCCAAGGCCGCGGGCGGCAATCGCTACGAGATCGCCGACGCCGACTCCAACGCCCGGGTGATCGCCCGCCACAGCCTCACCAACGGGCTGCCCTCCGCTCTGGAGAAGGGCGAGTTCTTCATCGAGTACCAGCCGCTGGTACGGCTCACCGACGGCACCGTGCGCGGTGCGGAGGCGCTCGTACGCTGGCTGCATCCGGTGCACGGCGTGCTCGGCCCCGACCAGTTCATCCCGCTCGCCGAGGACACCGGGCTGATCGTCCCGCTCGGCCGCTGGGTGCTGGAGCAGGCCGCCCGGCAGGCGCGGGAGTGGCGCGACGCCGCCGATGACGACGGCGAGCCGCTGCGCGTCAACGTCAATCTCTCGCCGTGCCAGCTGAGCCACCCCACGCTGGTCTCCGACACGGTGGCGGTTCTGGAGAGCGCCGGGCTGTGCCCCAGCGCGCTGTGCCTGGAGGTCACCGAGAACGACCTCATCGGCGCCGACGAGAGCGCCCTGCGGCCGCTGCGGCAACTCGCCGACCTCGGCGTGGACATCGCCCTGGACGACTTCGGCACCGGCTACTCCAACCTGTCGTACCTGCGCCGGCTCCCGGTCTCCACGCTCAAGCTGGACCGTTCCTTCACCCGGGGCATGCAGCGGGCCCCGGCCGATCCGGTCGACGTCAAGATCGTCGAGGGGATCGTCTCGCTCGCCCACACGCTGGACCTCGCGGTGACGGTCGAGGGCGTGGAGACGGCCGTACAGGCCGAGCATCTGCGGGGGCTGGGCTGTGACACCGCCCAGGGCTGGTACTACGCCCGCCCGGGCCCGCCCGAGCGACTGCACACCCTGGCACTGGCCGACGCCAGCTGA